The Aspergillus luchuensis IFO 4308 DNA, chromosome 7, nearly complete sequence genome has a segment encoding these proteins:
- a CDS encoding uncharacterized protein (SECRETED:SignalP(1-16)), with protein MHTAALFLALSLSAHAVPVLNARGNDTVERREEGPYKVVNVAGPTTPVVETITATNPPAPPTTITVTEFPSSTPASVPGASPSPWNAGPNVGGAPLGRRDTNSSASALSRRAMFEEDAPTNSTASRRGLLDDATNSTLSRRAMFEEDAPTNSTASRRGILDDASNSTLSRRAMFEDTPTNSTLSRRAMFEEDAPTNSTEKHAMAARSNTTSEVLARSLNETAVQTRELKDALVSEHHNASDVSGKFGVVARDTQKSENATDIGSKVPIRARNDTVLQARAFNDTPSDTAIMSSRPHARGLNHTDSQA; from the coding sequence ATGCATACTGCTGCTCTCTTCCttgctctctccctctctgccCATGCGGTGCCTGTCCTCAATGCTCGTGGAAATGACACCGTCGAGCgtagagaagaaggtcccTACAAAGTCGTGAATGTTGCGGGTCCTACTACTCCCGTTGTTGAGACCATCACTGCGACTAACCCTCCGGCGCCGCCTACCACTATCACCGTTACTGAGTTCCCCTCGTCCACACCAGCTTCCGTGCCTGGCGCTTCTCCCTCACCTTGGAATGCCGGGCCTAACGTGGGTGGTGCTCCGCTGGGTCGCCGCGACACCAACAGCAGCGCAAGTGCACTGAGCCGTCGTGCGAtgtttgaggaggatgccCCTACCAACAGCACTGCCAGCCGACGTGGACTCCTCGACGATGCTACCAACAGCACCCTGAGCCGACGTGCGAtgtttgaggaggatgccCCAACTAACAGTACCGCGAGCCGACGTGGAATCCTCGATGATGCTAGTAACAGCACCCTGAGCCGACGTGCGATGTTTGAGGATACCCCGACCAACAGCACCCTGAGCCGACGTGCGAtgtttgaggaggatgctCCTACCAACAGCACCGAAAAGCATGCAATGGCCGCTCGCAGTAACACCACTTCCGAAGTTTTGGCTCGTAGCCTGAACGAGACAGCTGTGCAGACTCGGGAGCTTAAGGATGCCCTTGTTTCCGAGCATCACAATGCCAGCGATGTTAGTGGCAAGTTCGGGGTTGTGGCCAGGGACACTCAGAAATCCGAGAACGCCACTGATATTGGCAGCAAGGTCCCAATTCGCGCCCGGAATGATACAGTTTTGCAGGCACGGGCATTCAATGACACCCCCTCTGACACCGCCATCATGTCTTCCAGGCCTCACGCCAGGGGCCTGAACCACACAGACTCTCAGGCgtag
- the VPS35 gene encoding vacuolar protein sorting-associated protein 35 (BUSCO:EOG09260T28;~COG:U;~EggNog:ENOG410PGCB;~InterPro:IPR005378,IPR042491;~PFAM:PF03635;~go_component: GO:0030906 - retromer, cargo-selective complex [Evidence IEA];~go_process: GO:0015031 - protein transport [Evidence IEA];~go_process: GO:0042147 - retrograde transport, endosome to Golgi [Evidence IEA]), with translation MATPVAAPEDQSRLLEEALGVVRQQSQMMRKCLETPGKLMDALKCGSTLVSELRTPSLGPKQYYELYMAVFDALRHLSVYLKENHPVNHLADLYELVQYAGNIIPRLYLMITVGTVYMSVEDAPVKEIMKDMMEMSRGVQHPIRGLFLRYYLSGQARDHLPTGSGDGPEGNLQDSISFVLTNFVEMNKLWVRLQHQGPSREREKRMQERRELELLVGSNVVRLSQLVDLEGYKSGILQALLEQVVQCRDVLAQEYLLEVITKVFPDEFHLHTLDLLLSAISRLNPHVDLKKIVIGLMDRLSAYAARETESSAEPDARIKKEEEAVTKLLGNLKVSEEPKKEAPEEATQENGVEQAATDNAEQAEATTEGEPTANGGDKAGIPADVKLYDIFYEQVVNLIKSRGLPIQDTMALLVSLVNLALNTYPDRLEFVDQILDFATKETATYADHADLHSAPTQQNLLHLLTAPLRSYASIFTALALPHYIPLLTSQSYTTRRAVAGEIARSLLKNRTFITTTENLDRVLQALRVLIKEGTQQSIGYPGIQSQRRGETDETIEEQGWLARLVHLIQAKDNDTQLKLLQATRKAYLDGNERIRYTTPALVTSSIRLARKLKAREHYDDNWQSQSSALYRFMHQCVNNLYQRVNPGCADLSLRLFVMCGEVADQTGFEEFSYEFFAQAFTIYEDSISDSRAQFQAVCVIAGALHGTRGFSKENYDTLITKAALHGSKLLKKPDQCRAVYLASHLWWVVENPQRGEEDPKNVSPPSSSDIPQSTSNINQLYRDGKRVLECLQRALRVADACMDTAVSVELFVEILNRYVYYFDQQNETVTIKYLNGLIELIHSNLQTDENEPNPSLEGPKRHFQRTLDYIRSRDFEGVVTDPRQ, from the exons ATGGCCACCCCGGTAGCGGCCCCCGAAGACCAAAGCCGTCTCCTCGAGGAGGCATTGGGAGTCGTGCGGCAACAGTCGCAGATGATGCGAAAATGTTTGGAAACTCCGGGGAAATTGATGGATGCGTTGAAATGCGG ATCCACCTTGGTATCCGAGCTACGAACCCCTAGCCTTGGTCCGAAACAATACTACGAACTTTACATGGCCGTCTTCGATGCCCTGCGACACCTCTCCGTCTACCTGAAAGAGAACCACCCGGTTAACCATCTAGCGGATTTGTACGAACTCGTTCAATATGCCGGAAATATCATCCCGCGACTCTATCTTATGATTACTGTAGGTACGGTATACATGTCTGTGGAGGATGCGCCGGTCAAAGAGATTATgaaggacatgatggagatgagtcGAGGCGTGCAGCATCCCATCCGCGGGCTGTTCCTGCGGTACTATCTGTCCGGGCAGGCTAGAGACCACTTGCCCACAGGCTCTGGAGACGGTCCGGAGGGCAACTTGCAGGACTCGATCAGCTTCGTTTTGACAAACTTCGTCGAGATGAACAAGTTGTGGGTGCGACTCCAGCACCAGGGCCCTTCGCGCGAGCGCGAGAAGCGGATGCAGGAGCGCCGGGAACTGGAGCTGCTTGTTGGTAGCAACGTTGTGCGACTCAGCCAGTTGGTGGATCTGGAAGGATACAAATCCGGTATACTACAGGCACTGCTGGAGCAAGTCGTTCAGTGTCGTGATGTTTTGGCGCAGGAGTATCTCCTCGAAG TAATCACCAAGGTGTTCCCTGACGAGTTTCACTTGCACACCCTTGATCTCCTGCTATCCGCAATCAGTCGACTCAACCCCCACGTGgacctgaagaagattgtCATTGGATTGATGGACCGCTTGTCAGCTTATGCAGCTCGTGAGACCGAGTCGTCCGCCGAGCCCGATGCAAGaatcaagaaggaagaggaggctgtCACCAAGCTCCTTGGGAACCTCAAGGTATCTGAGGAGCCCAAGAAGGAAGCGCCGGAAGAAGCAACCCAGGAGAACGGCGTGGAGCAAGCCGCAACAGATAACGCTGAACAGGCTGAAGCTACGACAGAAGGCGAGCCCACCGCCAATGGCGGCGACAAGGCTGGAATTCCAGCCGATGTCAAGCTGTACGACATCTTCTATGAACAAGTGGTTAACCTGATCAAGAGCCGCGGTCTCCCTATTCAAGACACAATGGCGCTTCTGGTTTCGCTTGTCAACCTGGCTCTTAACACCTACCCGGATCGCCTAGAATTTGTGGACCAAATCCTCGACTTTGCGACTAAAGAGACTGCGACGTATGCCGACCACGCCGACCTGCACTCTGCCCCGACACAGCAGAACCTTTTGCACCTCCTTACCGCACCTCTCCGTTCCTACGCCTCCATATTCACGGCGCTTGCCTTGCCCCACTACATCCCACTTCTGACTTCGCAATCCTACACGACCCGGCGAGCTGTCGCAGGCGAAATCGCTCGCAGTCTTCTCAAGAACCGAACTTTCATCACGACTACGGAAAACCTCGACCGCGTGCTGCAAGCCCTCAGGGTTTTGATCAAGGAAGGCACTCAGCAGTCTATAGGCTATCCTGGCATTCAGTCTCAGCGGCGAGGTGAGACTGATGAGACCATCGAGGAACAAGGGTGGCTTGCACGTCTGGTTCATCTAATCCAGGCCAAAGACAATGATACCCAGTTGAAG TTACTCCAAGCAACCCGCAAGGCCTACCTCGACGGTAACGAGCGTATCCGATACACAACACCGGCCCTGGTCACGAGTTCGATCCGTCTGGCACGCAAACTCAAGGCCCGCGAGCACTACGACGACAACTGGCAGTCGCAGTCTTCCGCCCTTTACCGGTTCATGCACCAGTGTGTCAACAACCTCTACCAGCGTGTGAACCCTGGTTGTGCTGATTTGTCCCTGCGTCTGTTTGTGATGTGCGGAGAAGTGGCGGACCAGACGGGCTTCGAAGAGTTCAGTTACGAATTCTTTGCACAAGCCTTTACCATTTACGAGGACTCCATCAGTGACTCTCGTGCTCAGTTCCAAGCCGTCTGCGTCATTGCGGGAGCCCTCCACGGCACCCGCGGGTTCTCCAAGGAGAACTATGATACCCTCATTACCAAGGCCGCTCTGCATGGAAGCAAGCTGCTGAAGAAGCCCGACCAATGTCGCGCTGTATACCTAGCCAGTCACCTGTGGTGGGTTGTCGAGAACCCCCAAcgaggcgaagaagacccCAAGAACGTAAGTCCACCTTCATCTAGTGACATCCCACAGTCAACTTCTAACATCAATCAGCTCTACCGCGACGGCAAGCGCGTCCTCGAGTGCCTCCAACGAGCCCTCCGCGTCGCAGACGCCTGCATGGACACCGCCGTGTCCGTGGAACTCTTCGTCGAGATTCTCAACCGCTACGTCTACTACTTCGACCAACAGAACGAAACCGTCACGATCAAATACCTCAACGGCCTTATCGAACTCATCCACTCCAACCTGCAGACGGACGAAAACGAGCCCAACCCCAGCCTGGAGGGCCCGAAGCGACACTTCCAACGTACACTGGATTACATCCGATCCCGAGATTTCGAAGGCGTAGTCACCGATCCCAGACAGTGA
- a CDS encoding uncharacterized protein (COG:T;~EggNog:ENOG410PJQ6;~InterPro:IPR002110,IPR027417,IPR007111,IPR036770, IPR020683,IPR031359;~PFAM:PF05729,PF12796,PF13637,PF17100;~go_function: GO:0005515 - protein binding [Evidence IEA]) has product MGCLGLRRLLGKKPTHEKHVQPANTAVANGAVGPRPAQQDRSVKATDASLSKETPARDESLWDQAYKNLDPGLVEEYEELLAKQRQEINDNSCKNGTNRQQDLDIIINHGLHQAENQRTGVQEGLAQAASWVLSVKDFIGEAVKASPEASLAWAGVCIVLPLLTNPQSAAQANKSGFTYVNGRIRYYVELERILWSTSSRSSDHTGLKEQFNANIVKLYEEILHFEVKSVLRFHRSWQRNSAGDIFRPKDWNGMVSSIKDLEKLVQQDAATISTEVSRRHLNEVEQSTRHNFESMQKLLPLAQRHLEVDMEALNLQRQMHEEALSDKEQKCRQLFRLARNEEDSSYELYKSRVDDRLEGTCEWFLEQPHFNQWLDNDRGLLIVSADPGCGKSVLAKHLIDNVLPQCNPSATICYFFFKDGDQNTQKQAICALLHQIFTNKPDLIKLAMNVIDDNGQETVNVVTKLWDIFSRVIKDPAMGQTIFVLDALDECKDSELVGLTDNIKSTQNDGGTRARFFLTSRPYENVISEFQELIDHSPHIYIPGENESDKIGQEVNIVIKHRVERLARKKRLSDFIQSYLEERLLQMEHRTYLWVHLVFEYFETHSFQKVQKGIDKVFIDKLPKDVNDSYCKILSKSEDMDMARKAFCIMLAASRPLTLTEMNIAVNLDLDSDELDLESDEDFQASLRSWCGLLLTVNNKKVFFLHQTAREFLAQKEGFGRCSERGPIDPKEAHGVLAISCITYIDKFMPRAHQTNSAEDLTSIDKNRDFSKYSADEWSSHIWAAALEDDQNLEPILTRICDPKSDVFDSWYRADSPALLWFRLVETRNTLWMAAKLGLTSVVKRILHNEEIEDASMFLLGERISHVAASCRNVEVLNLLLDCGKLDWNMKDNLGLGDTPLFHAIRSNHVASVRCLLDSGKVDVRDKCRGVTPLIYALESSSDEMVEMLVHTEGIDVNGFWRGYNALAMAVYHRRYNMVKLLLDMEAVETIPSSLESKTPLVVAVIQNDEAMVKLLLDSGRIDLNQQCELGGTTGTALKFARSREFTRMVELLVEAGAVE; this is encoded by the exons ATGGGTTGTTTGGGATTGAGAAGGTTGCTTGGAAAGAAGCCAACGCACGAAAAACATGTTCAGCCAGCAAACACGGCGGTTGCAAACGGGGCAGTTGGTCCTCGGCCAGCTCAACAAGATCGGTCTGTGAAGGCAACCGATGCTTCTCTCAGCAAGGAAACACCGGCCCGTGATGAATCGCTCTGGGACCAGGCGTATAAGAATCTCGATCCAGGCTTGGTTGAAGAATATGAAGAATTATTGGCGAAACAAAGACAGGAGATTA ATGATAATTCTTGCAAGAATGGAACCAACCGCCAACAAGACttggacatcatcatcaatcacgGGCTTCATCAGGCAGAAAATCAAAGGACGGGTGTTCAGGAAGGCTTGGCCCAAGCTGCAAGCTGGGTTTTGTCCGTGAAAGACTTCATTGGAGAAGCGGTCAAGGCATCGCCAGAAGCGTCGTTGGCATGGGCAGGGGTCTGCATTGTCCTGCCATTGCTGACGAACCCCCAGAGTGCGGCACAGGCCAACAAGAGTGGATTTACGTATGTCAACGGTCGCATTCGCTATTATGTCGAACTGGAGCGGATTTTGTGGTCAACTTCCAGCCGGAGCTCGGATCATACGGGACTGAAAGAACAATTCAATGCCAACATTGTCAAGTTGTACGAGGAAATCCTGCACTTTGAGGTCAAGAGCGTTCTGCGCTTCCATCGCAGCTGGCAGCGAAACTCCGCTGGTGACATCTTCCGACCGAAAGATTGGAACGGCATGGTTTCCTCGATCAAAGATCTCGAAAAGTTGGTCCAGCAAGATGCTGCCACCATTAGCACCGAGGTATCCCGACGGCATCTAAACGAAGTGGAACAAAGTACTCGCCACAATTTTGAGTCAATGCAAAAGCTTCTTCCATTGGCACAACGGCACCTTGAAGTGGATATGGAGGCTCTCAACCTCCAACGCCAGATGCATGAGGAAGCATTGTCGGACAAGGAACAAAAATGTAGGCAGCTTTTCCGCCTGGCCAGAAACGAGGAGGACTCTTCCTATGAATTGTACAAGAGCCGAGTTGACGATCGACTCGAGGGCACCTGCGAATGGTTTCTAGAACAGCCCCATTTTAACCAGTGGCTGGACAATGATAGAGGGCTTTTGATCGTTTCAGCAGATCCTGGTTGTGGCAAGTCTGTTCTTGCCAAGCATCTCATCGACAATGTGTTGCCCCAGTGCAATCCATCCGCCACGATATGCTACTTTTTCTTCAAAGATGGAGACCAGAATACACAGAAGCAAGCTATCTGCGCATTGCTGCATCAGATCTTTACGAACAAGCCTGACTTGATCAAGCTTGCAATGAACGTAATCGATGACAACGGGCAGGAAACCGTCAACGTGGTTACTAAGCTCTGGGATATCTTTTCCCGGGTCATCAAGGACCCTGCTATGGGACAAACAATATTTGTGTTGGATGCGCTAGATGAATGCAAGGATTCCGAATTAGTTGGCCTGACAGACAACATCAAGTCCACTCAAAACGATGGTGGAACCAGAGCTAGGTTCTTCCTGACCAGCCGACCGTACGAGAACGTCATATCGGAATTCCAAGAGCTCATTGATCATTCTCCCCATATTTACATACCGGGCGAAAATGAATCTGACAAGATTGGCCAAGAAGTGaacatcgtcatcaagcATCGTGTTGAGCGCCTGGCTCGAAAGAAGCGTCTCTCTGACTTCATCCAGAGCTACTTGGAAGAGCGACTACTTCAAATGGAGCACCGGACATACCTCTGGGTCCATCTTGTTTTTGAATACTTCGAAACACATAGCTTTCAAAAAGTCCAAAAAGGGATTGACAAGGTTTTCATCGATAAGCTCCCCAAGGACGTCAACGATTCATATTGCAAGATCCTTAGTAAGTCTGAGGACATGGACATGGCACGAAAGGCCTTTTGCATTATGCTGGCTGCATCCCGCCCCTTGACATTGACGGAGATGAACATTGCTGTTAATCTAGATCTTGACTCAGATGAGCTGGATCTAGAATCGGATGAAGACTTTCAGGCCTCGTTGCGAAGCTGGTGCGGTTTACTTCTGACAGTGAATAATAAGAAGGTGTTTTTCCTACACCAAACAGCACGAGAATTCCTGGCGCAGAAAGAAGGCTTTGGTCGCTGCAGCGAACGTGGCCCAATCGATCCAAAGGAGGCACACGGCGTCCTTGCAATCAGCTGCATCACATATATCGACAAGTTTATGCCACGGGCTCATCAGACCAATTCAGCTGAAGATCTAACTTCGATTGATAAAAATCGAGACTTCTCCAAATATTCTGCTGACGAGTGGTCTTCCCATATCTGGGCTGCAGCACTGGAAGATGACCAGAACCTGGAGCCAATCCTCACCAGAATCTGTGATCCAAAATCCGATGTCTTTGACTCTTGGTACAGGGCTGATTCCCCGGCCTTACTCTGGTTCCGGCTGGTTGAAACCCGCAATACATTGTGGATGGCCGCCAAACTCGGCCTGACTTCCGTAGTTAAGAGAATTCTTCACAACGAGGAGATCGAAGACGCTTCGATGTTTCTTTTGGGAGAAAGGATTTCTCACGTCGCTGCATCCTGTCGTAATGTCGAGGTCCTAAATCTCCTGCTTGACTGTGGAAAACTAGACTGGAATATGAAGGACAATCTTGGTTTGGGTGATACTCCGTTGTTCCACGCCATACGCTCAAATCATGTAGCAAGCGTGCGATGCTTGCTTGATAGTGGCAAAGTTGATGTCCGCGACAAATGCAGAGGAGTTACACCGTTGATCTACGCATTGGAATCCTCAAGCGACGAGATGGTCGAAATGCTTGTTCATACCGAAGGTATCGATGTGAATGGATTCTGGAGGGGTTACAACGCGCTCGCAATGGCAGTGTACCatagaagatataatatgGTGAAGCTACTGCTTGATATGGAGGCGGTAGAGACGatcccatcatccttggAAAGCAAAACACCACTGGTTGTGGCGGTCATACAAAATGACGAGGCCATGGTCAAGCTGTTACTGGATTCTGGAAGGATAGACCTGAATCAGCAGTGTGAGCTAGGCGGTACCACAGGCACAGCTTTGAAGTTTGCCCGATCGAGGGAGTTCACTAGAATGGTGGAATTGCTCGTTGAGGCTGGCGCGGTTGAATAG
- a CDS encoding transcription factor TFIIIC subunit TFC6 (COG:K;~EggNog:ENOG410PKZ5;~InterPro:IPR015943,IPR036322;~go_function: GO:0005515 - protein binding [Evidence IEA]) yields MPRPRRSNRASSARTKYVHDPFEAAGLSDEGEGPSTSETPQRKKGKGKAKQAVADEGSSDEDFAMDDANGADDDDDDDDEYNDNDVEMVLENEDEDAEEDDDASASEVDGGSRRQRKKPAAAATPKPSSSVKKRRPDGSLAVPGEETHSRGSWNPLEHVGKAVHLRVTFGTDERDILSIISARDRWYKGVDSTFPTRETLNESHDLPDYGYGNSFGLEAEDMKRESSRAWDWYYSKDVGAPFRKRQRIQKLKENDARSVYFPRSRGPHTVLAGPVNNQKVFSLAQHDVLDFGEAWDDDASTAQKQGKQAKTKQSERKKKKREGWLLNLGNKVQCLAWVPNQTGLTQYLSVVAPILPDQKEQYPDPYKDQAAPAFRPSAPYPSALQLWEFKAEEAASLTKTTDMTSKPRLRLALCTDWGDLRRMAWCPMPRAPRNEDDKDAQKNVGLLAGIWGDGRVRVIDVKLSRDPNQTEYYKLQTPVFEAKPHSTVCTSVTWLSPSDIAVGCANGFVAIWSIVSSPSSPSNPIPYFYQQLHSTWILNLASAYPTHPYLISTTSMDGESRLTSIIDPQKDSVSANRMRVGTAHLTYSPLLHSFVSGDENDFLRLLAIRRFFTSTAVARLPSMVSALGPCSFWHPSLLVGCTGGTVQATNPLRRMMHAKEKQWQQTWFQHEWARGSGTGTGTSRFHDGYRAEHTSLLRNLVGDPRLINGTAVITIFDEETHVTALSWNPNRVCAGWAAAGMGCGLVRVEDLALS; encoded by the exons ATGCCTCGTCCCCGCAGATCCAATCGCGCCTCTAGCGCCAGGACAAAATATGTCCATGACCCTTTCGAAGCGGCCGGTCTTAGCGACGAAGGAGAGGGtccctccacctccgaaACTCCGCAGCGCAAAAAGGGCAAGGGAAAGGCGAAACAAGCTGTCGCGGATGAGGGTTCCTCGGACGAAGACTTTGCCATGGACGATGCCAACGGAgctgatgacgacgacgatgatgatgatgagtataATGACAATGACGTGGAAATGGTCCTTgagaatgaagatgaagatgcagaggaagacgacgatgcgTCGGCCTCAGAAGTTGACGGGGGCAGTCGTCGTCAGCGGAAGAAGCCCGCTGCTGCCGCTACGCCAAAGCCCAGCAGCAGTGTTAAGAAACGCCGTCCGGATGGGAGTCTTGCTGTTCCCGGGGAGGAGACGCATTCGCGCGGATCGTGGAACCCCCTTGAGCATGTTGGAAAGGCGGTTCATCTGCGCGTTACATTCGGCACGGATGAGAGGGATATACTTTCTATTATAAGTGCGCGGGATCGCTGGTATAAGGGGGTCGACTCTACGTTTCCGACGCGCGAGACTTTGAACGAGTCGCATGATTTGCCGGATTATGGATATGGGAATTCATTCGGCTTGGAGGCCGAGGACATGAAACGGGAAAGCTCCCGTGCGTGGGACTGGTACTATAGTAAGGATGTGGGTGCACCGTTTAGGAAGAGGCAGCGCATacagaagctcaaggagaATGACGCTCGCTCGGTCTACTTTCCTCGTTCCAGGGGACCACATACCGTGCTCGCTGGCCCGGTCAATAACCAGAAGGTCTTTTCCCTAGCCCAGCATGATGTGCTTGATTTCGGCGAGgcatgggatgatgatgcttctaCAGCTCAGAAACAGGGGAAGCAAGCTAAGACAAAACAGTCTGagcgaaagaaaaagaagcgaGAGGGTTGGCTCCTTAATTTAGGGAACAAAGTCCAGTGTTTGGCTTGGGTGCCAAATCAAACTGGCCTCACGCAGTATCTGTCTGTCGTGGCTCCAATCCTACCAGACCAAAAAGAGCAGTATCCAGATCCGTACAAAGACCAGGCGGCTCCAGCATTCAGACCCTCAGCGCCTTATCCGTCTGCCCTGCAGCTTTGGGAGTTCAaggccgaagaagccgcgTCATTGACCAAGACAACCGATATGACCTCCAAGCCGCGATTACGCCTCGCGCTGTGTACCGACTGGGGAGATCTGAGGCGAATGGCCTGGTGCCCAATGCCTCGAGCCCCGCGGAACGAAGACGACAAAGACGCACAGAAGAACGTCGGCCTACTGGCAGGCATATGGGGAGACGGCCGGGTGAGGGTCATCGACGTCAAACTGAGTCGTGACCCTAACCAGACTGAATACT ACAAACTGCAAACCCCCGTCTTCGAAGCAAAACCACATTCGACCGTATGCACCTCTGTAACTTGGCTCTCTCCCAGCGACATCGCCGTAGGCTGTGCCAACGGATTCGTCGCCATCTGGAGCATCGtctcatcgccatcctccccctccaatcccatcccgtACTTCTACCAGCAACTCCACTCGACGTGGATCCTCAACCTCGCCTCCGCCtacccaacccatccctatctcatcagcaccacctcCATGGACGGCGAAAGCCGactcacctccatcatcgACCCCCAAAAAGACAGCGTCAGCGCAAACCGCATGCGCGTAGGCACCGCTCACCTCACCTACTCCCCGCTCCTGCACTCCTTCGTCTCGGGCGACGAAAACGACTTTCTGCGcctcctcgccatccgccgcttcttcacctccaccgccgTGGCTCGTCTCCCGAGCATGGTCTCCGCCCTCGGACCCTGCAGCTTCTGGCACCCAagcctcctcgtcggctGCACCGGCGGCACCGTGCAAGCCACGAATCCTCTCCGACGAATGATGCACGCCAAGGAGAAACAATGGCAGCAGACCTGGTTCCAGCATGAGTGGGCGCGTGGCTCAGGCACAGGCACAGGCACTAGTCGGTTTCACGACGGCTACCGCGCCGAACACACCAGCTTGCTGCGTAATCTGGTCGGTGACCCGAGACTGATTAACGGGACGGCGGTGATTACGATTTTTGATGAAGAAACCCACGTCACTGCGCTCTCGTGGAACCCGAATCGCGTGTGCGCCGGGTGGGCTGCGGcggggatgggatgtggCCTGGTTCGGGTTGAGGATTTGGCATTGTCGTGA
- a CDS encoding uncharacterized protein (COG:S;~EggNog:ENOG410PKVD;~InterPro:IPR013744,IPR029058;~PFAM:PF08538) produces MSHPGILHHYAPRLVAFEFTPPNSTPSTNALLFIGGLTDGLLTVPYVPTLASALSTTTPNNKNTWSVFNVLLTTSYQGWGVNSLDRDIEDLAQCITYIRKLKGPESKIVIMGHSTGSQDVLHYLSAPNPIPHNPAVNGLQYLTRPPVDGAIMQAPVSDREGMHITITTAEARGAYEQLVGLAKAAVVEDPRAILPLNLTSLVGLDAETPVNAWRFLSLASPESPENPSQDDLFSADLGDEKLRQTFGVVGERGLLGGRLMALYSGADEYRKPGLDVEGLMKRWQKVTDEGAGEVKWDAEGSAVIEGASHNVQDVGQEELVERVRGYLARL; encoded by the exons atgtCTCACCCcggcatcctccaccactac GCCCCCCGCCTCGTCGCCTTCGAATTCACCCCTCCCAACAGCACCCCCAGTACCAacgccctcctcttcatcggcgGTCTAACCGACGGCCTCCTCACAGTCCCCTACGTCCCAACCCTCGCCtccgccctctccaccactacccccaacaacaagaacacaTGGAGCGTCTTCAACGTCCTCCTCACAACCTCCTACCAAGGCTGGGGCGTGAACAGTCTCGACCGCGACATCGAAGACCTCGCCCAATGTATAACCTACATCCGGAAGCTCAAAGGCCCTGAATCCAAGATCGTCATAATGGGCCACTCGACCGGCTCCCAAGACGTGCTTCACTACCTCTCAGCCCCGAACCCAATTCCACACAACCCCGCTGTCAACGGACTCCAATACCTCACCAGACCCCCCGTCGATGGCGCAATCATGCAAGCGCCCGTTTCGGACCGCGAGGGAATGcacatcaccatcactacGGCTGAGGCGCGAGGTGCGTACGAACAGCTGGTTGGATTGGCAAAGGCTGCTGTGGTTGAGGATCCAAGGGCGATCTTGCCGTTGAACTTGACGAGTTTGGTGGGATTGGATGCGGAGACGCCGGTCAATGCGTGGCGGTTCTTGAGTTTGGCGAGTCCTGAGAGTCCTGAGAATCCGAGCCAGGATGATTTGTTTAGTGCGGATTTGGGGGATGAGAAGCTTCGTCAGACGTTTGGGGttgtgggggagaggggtttGTTGGGAGGAAGGCTTATGGCGCTGTACTCGGGGGCGGATGAGTATAGGAAGCCTGGGTtggatgtggaggggttgATGAAGAGGTGGCAGAAGGTGACGGATGAGGGGGCTGGAGAGGTGAAATGGGATGCGGAGGGAAGTGCGGTGATTGAGGGGGCAAGTCATAATGTGCAGGATGTTGGACAAGAGGAATTGGTGGAGAGAGTGAGGGGGTATTTGGCTAGACTTTAA